The Xyrauchen texanus isolate HMW12.3.18 chromosome 28, RBS_HiC_50CHRs, whole genome shotgun sequence genome has a segment encoding these proteins:
- the LOC127622179 gene encoding sex comb on midleg-like protein 4 isoform X2 — MDDNLNVWPQTNARGLMSIPAAASVQSGGGEMQSPGAISPCFLLPPSGKIPGRKRGRPPLKRHPEYQSHYPDSLPPIKVPKKRGRKPGFKLKSRLMTPLAISPPSSTPEPDMSSIPQDAATVPHSATPQILTVCIYVNKLVNTGPNLDRQKVLQLPDHLGPARPSVVLQQAVQGCIDSAFQQKAVFTLLTDGYGGEKISATFDGKQHLLSLPVVNSVGYVLRFLKKLCRSLLCENLFSDQPITPSSSPSSSFHTEKHSEGHPKSTNSMVDDYHGDSMDAKRYSVDPSDSAFGAMSSPYTATKPSYGFRSIPTYSGGVCRQAASPSTYQEGNRSAYSSSLEGGDSKPPPSKDPSRWSVDEVVWFIKDADPQALGPHVDLFRKHEIDGDALLLLKSDMIMKYLGLKLGPALKLCYHIDKLKQNKF; from the exons GTCTGATGAGTATTCCTGCTGCTGCATCAGTTCAGTCAGGAGGTGGAGAAATGCAATCACCTGGGGCCATTAGCCCCTGCTTCCTCCTGCCCCCCAGTGGAAAAATTCCAGGTCGCAAAAGGGGTCGCCCACCCCTAAAAAGACACCCAGAATATCAGAGTCACTACCCAGACTCCCTCCCACCCATTAAAGTGCCCAAGAAGAGAGGGAGGAAGCCTGGTTTTAAA CTAAAGTCTCGCTTGATGACACCCCTAGCCATCTCCCCTCCAAGCAGCACCCCAGAGCCAGACATGAGCTCCATTCCCCAGGACGCTGCCACTGTCCCGCACTCAGCCACCCCACAGATCCtcacag TTTGTATCTACGTGAATAAGCTGGTGAACACTGGTCCCAACCTAGACAGGCAGAAGGTGCTGCAGCTGCCGGATCATCTAGGTCCGGCGAGGCCGTCTGTGGTGCTGCAGCAGGCAGTACAGGGCTGCATTGACAGCGCATTCCAGCAGAAAGCCGTCTTCACCCTGCTAACTGACGGCTATGGGGGAGAAAAGATATCAG CCACCTTTGATGGTAAGCAACATCTTTTGAGCTTACCTGTGGTAAACAGTGTTGGCTACGTCCTGCGCTTCCTCAAGAAGTTGTGTCGAAGCCTGCTGTGTGAGAACCTCTTCAGTGACCAGCCCATCACCCCTTCATCGTCCCCCTCTTCCTCATTCCACACTGAAAAGCACTCAGAAGGGCATCCCAAGTCAA CAAATTCGATGGTGGATGACTACCATGGTGATTCAATGGACGCTAAGCGCTATTCTGTTGACCCCAGTGACTCTGCCTTTGGTGCGATGTCCTCGCCATACACAGCTACCAAACCTTCATATGGTTTTCGTTCTATCCCCACCTACTCTGGAGGCGTGTGCAGGCAGGCAGCCAGTCCCAGCACATACCAGGAAGGAAATAGAAGTG CCTACAGTTCATCCCTAGAGGGAGGGGATTCAAAGCCCCCACCCAGTAAGGACCCCTCCAGGTGGAGTGTTGATGAGGTGGTGTGGTTTATCAAGGATGCAGACCCTCAAGCACTGGGCCCACATGTGGATCTTTTTAGAAAGCAT GAGATTGATGGTGATGCTCTTCTCCTTCTGAAGAGTGATATGATCATGAAGTACCTGGGACTCAAACTGGGCCCTGCTCTCAAGCTGTGCTACCATATCGACAAGCTAAAACAGAACAAGTTCTGA
- the LOC127622179 gene encoding sex comb on midleg-like protein 4 isoform X3 produces the protein MSIPAAASVQSGGGEMQSPGAISPCFLLPPSGKIPGRKRGRPPLKRHPEYQSHYPDSLPPIKVPKKRGRKPGFKLKSRLMTPLAISPPSSTPEPDMSSIPQDAATVPHSATPQILTVCIYVNKLVNTGPNLDRQKVLQLPDHLGPARPSVVLQQAVQGCIDSAFQQKAVFTLLTDGYGGEKISATFDGKQHLLSLPVVNSVGYVLRFLKKLCRSLLCENLFSDQPITPSSSPSSSFHTEKHSEGHPKSTNSMVDDYHGDSMDAKRYSVDPSDSAFGAMSSPYTATKPSYGFRSIPTYSGGVCRQAASPSTYQEGNRSAYSSSLEGGDSKPPPSKDPSRWSVDEVVWFIKDADPQALGPHVDLFRKHEIDGDALLLLKSDMIMKYLGLKLGPALKLCYHIDKLKQNKF, from the exons ATGAGTATTCCTGCTGCTGCATCAGTTCAGTCAGGAGGTGGAGAAATGCAATCACCTGGGGCCATTAGCCCCTGCTTCCTCCTGCCCCCCAGTGGAAAAATTCCAGGTCGCAAAAGGGGTCGCCCACCCCTAAAAAGACACCCAGAATATCAGAGTCACTACCCAGACTCCCTCCCACCCATTAAAGTGCCCAAGAAGAGAGGGAGGAAGCCTGGTTTTAAA CTAAAGTCTCGCTTGATGACACCCCTAGCCATCTCCCCTCCAAGCAGCACCCCAGAGCCAGACATGAGCTCCATTCCCCAGGACGCTGCCACTGTCCCGCACTCAGCCACCCCACAGATCCtcacag TTTGTATCTACGTGAATAAGCTGGTGAACACTGGTCCCAACCTAGACAGGCAGAAGGTGCTGCAGCTGCCGGATCATCTAGGTCCGGCGAGGCCGTCTGTGGTGCTGCAGCAGGCAGTACAGGGCTGCATTGACAGCGCATTCCAGCAGAAAGCCGTCTTCACCCTGCTAACTGACGGCTATGGGGGAGAAAAGATATCAG CCACCTTTGATGGTAAGCAACATCTTTTGAGCTTACCTGTGGTAAACAGTGTTGGCTACGTCCTGCGCTTCCTCAAGAAGTTGTGTCGAAGCCTGCTGTGTGAGAACCTCTTCAGTGACCAGCCCATCACCCCTTCATCGTCCCCCTCTTCCTCATTCCACACTGAAAAGCACTCAGAAGGGCATCCCAAGTCAA CAAATTCGATGGTGGATGACTACCATGGTGATTCAATGGACGCTAAGCGCTATTCTGTTGACCCCAGTGACTCTGCCTTTGGTGCGATGTCCTCGCCATACACAGCTACCAAACCTTCATATGGTTTTCGTTCTATCCCCACCTACTCTGGAGGCGTGTGCAGGCAGGCAGCCAGTCCCAGCACATACCAGGAAGGAAATAGAAGTG CCTACAGTTCATCCCTAGAGGGAGGGGATTCAAAGCCCCCACCCAGTAAGGACCCCTCCAGGTGGAGTGTTGATGAGGTGGTGTGGTTTATCAAGGATGCAGACCCTCAAGCACTGGGCCCACATGTGGATCTTTTTAGAAAGCAT GAGATTGATGGTGATGCTCTTCTCCTTCTGAAGAGTGATATGATCATGAAGTACCTGGGACTCAAACTGGGCCCTGCTCTCAAGCTGTGCTACCATATCGACAAGCTAAAACAGAACAAGTTCTGA